The genomic stretch CGAGGGGCGCATGAGTTCGGCCAGAGCGCAGCTGATGTCGCGACTCTCGGCGGCCCCCTAGGGCGGCGGTCGTTGCTATAGGCTTGGGCAAATTGGCGAGCACGTTGCGTGCACATGCAGAAAACACAGGCAGATGCGGATGTCGCCGTTGCTATGGTTCTACATCTGATCTTGCAGCGACCCGCGCGCTATCGTAGTCCTCGACTATGGCCTTGTTTATCGTTCGCAGACTGTGGCTGGCCGCCTCGGTGTGCTTGACCGTTCTGGTCGTCAGCTTCATCTTGACCCGCCTTTCCGGCGACCTGGCCGCGTCTATCGCAGGTCCGAACGCCAGTGCGGCCGACATCGCGATCATTACCAGGAATTATGGCCTCGACCGGCCGTTGGTGGTGCAGTTTCTCGATTGGGCCGGCCACGCTGCCGAGGGCGACCTTGGCCGATCCTTCCTCTACCATGTCCCGGTATGGGGACTGATCCGCGACCGATTGCCGGTCACTCTGACACTTGGCCTGACCGGCCTTTCTATCGCGCTGTTGGTCGCCCTGCCGCTCGGCATTCTGGCGGCGGTGCGGGAGGGCTCGGCGATGGACCGAGGCATCATGATGGTGGCACTGCTGGGGCAGGCGATGCCGGGCTTCTGGCTCGGTCTGGTCATGATCGTCCTGCTGGGACTGGAGTTGCAATGGCTGCCTATTTCCGGCGTCGACACATGGCAGGGCTACATCATGCCGGGGATCGTGCTGGCATTTTCGGCGATCCCGGCGCTGATGCGCCTGACCCGCTCGGGAATGATCGACGCATTGGCAGCGGATTATATTCGCACCGCGCGCGCGAAGGGGTTAAGCCGGCCGAAGATCATCCTCAAGCACGCCTTGCGCAATGCGGCGATGCCGGTCGTTTCGATCGCGGCCGTGCAGCTTGGCTTCATGTTGGGAGGGTCCGTGGTGATTGAGTCGGTGTTCGCGCTGCCGGGCGTCGGCTATCTGGCCTGGGAATCGATTATCAAAAATGATTTTCCGGTGGTACAGGCCGTCGTGCTGTTCCTGGCGGTCATCTACATCGTGCTGACCTTGCTGGCGGACATGATGAATGCGGTGCTCGACCCAAGGCTGCGCGGATGAGTGTTTTGATCGCACAAGCCCGGCCGGGCCGCCGACGGTTACCTGCCTTTCGTCACCTCGCCACGCTGCTGGGCGCGGTGATCGTTGGGACCGCGGTGCTGGTCGCGATTTTCGCGCCCTATCTGACGCCGCATGATCCATTCGCGCAGGATCTTAACCTCCGCCTCATTCCTCCGGTGTGGATGGATGGCAGCCAGCCGGAGCATCTGTTGGGCACGGATCAGATCGGGCGGGATTACTTGTCGCGCCTCATCTACGGCACGCGCATTTCCATGCTGATCGGCGTGCTGACCGTCATCACATCCGGCCTTATCGGCATCACGGTCGGAATCATCGGCGGGTTCTATGGCGGGCGGACCGACGACGCTGTGATGTTCCTGATCACCTGCCGGCTGTCGATCCCGCTGATCCTGGTGGCGTTGACAGTGGTGGCGCTGGTTGGCAGTTCGCTTGCGGTGGTGATCCTCACGCTCGGGCTGTTGCTGTGGGACCGGTTCGCCGTGGTGGCTCGTACCACCACGATGCAGGTGCGCAACCTCGATTACATCGCCGCCGCCCGCGCCGCCGGCGCCTCGCAAGTGCATATTCTGGTGCGCGAGGTGCTTCCCAATATAGCCAATCACCTGGTGGTGGTGGCGACGCTGGAAATGGCCTTGGCGATCCTGCTTGAAGCGGCATTGTCATTTCTCGGCCTGGGCGTGCCGCCGCCTTTGCCGAGCTGGGGGCTGATGATCGCCGAAGCCAAGGAATACATGTTCTTCAGCCCGTGGGTGATCATGACCCCCGGGGTCGCGCTGTTCGTGCTGGTGCTCGGCATCAACCTCTTGGGTGACGGGCTGCGGGACATGCTCGGGGCGGATCTGCGGCGATGACACCCGTCGTACCAAACCCGGTTCTCACCGTCGCCAATCTGCGGGTGTCCATCGGCGGGCGTACCGAAGCGGTGCGGGGCCTGTCGCTCGCGGTAGGACGCGGCGAAACCCATTGCATGGTAGGCGAGTCCGGCTGCGGCAAATCCATTACGGCGCTGTCGGTGATGAACCTGCTGCCGCGCGGGATCAGCCGCACCGCAGATCACATCCGCTTCCAGGGCCAGGATCTGCTGGGCATGTCGGAGCGTCAGATGGCGCGGCTGCGCGGCGACAAGATGGCGATGATCTTCCAGGAACCGATGACGAGCCTGAACCCGGCCTACACGATCGGGTCGCAAATGTCCGAGGTTTTCGAACGCCATCGCCGGGCCACGCGGCGGCAAGCCATGGACAGGGCGGCCGAACTGCTGGCGCGCGTGGGCATTACCGCTCCGGGAATGCGCCTCGGGCAATATCCCCATCAGCTCTCCGGCGGCCTGCGCCAGCGGGTGATGATCGCCATGGCGCTGATGTGCGATCCAGAGTTGCTGATCGCCGACGAACCGACAACGGCTCTCGATGTGACGGTCCAGGCGCAGATCCTGCGGCTGCTGCAGAAGCTGCAGCAGGAGTTGGGACTGGCATTGCTGCTGATCACGCATGATCTCGGTGTGGTGGCGCGCATGGCGCAGCGCGTCTCGGTGATGTATTCGGGCGAGGTGATCGAAACCGGCACCGTGGCTGAGGTGTTCGCCGCGCCCACGCACCCCTACACGCGCGGTCTATTGGACTGCATTCCCGTGCCCGGCACGACGCAGACTGGCGAACCGCTGGGCAACATTCCGGGCGTGGTACCTCGCATAGCGCCGGGCTTCGTGGGTTGCGGGTTTCGCGACCGCTGTACGTTGGCTGCGCCGGAATGCGACCGGACCGTGCCGCTGCGCGACGCCGGCGGTGATCATTGCTATCTCTGCCGGCTGCCGCCGGATTGGAAGCGAGCTGCCGCGGCATGACCCATGCGATCGAAGTTCGGAACGTGTACCGCGAATTCCAGCAGCGCCGCGGCATGCCGGGTGCCCGTCGCCCGGTGCGCGCGGTGGACGGGGTGACGTTCTCGCTCCCGGCGGGCGATGTGCTGGGGGTGGTGGGCGAGTCCGGCTGCGGCAAGTCAACGCTTGCCCGTCTCATCATGGGCCTGCTGCCGCCAACCTCGGGCGAGATTCTGGTGGATGGACGCAGCCTGACCGGCATGGATCGGCGCGAACGTGCCCGACTGATCCAGCCCGTGTTTCAGGACCCGTACTCCTCGCTCAACCCGCGCCAGCGCATTCGCGACATCGTCGGTCTGCCGCTGGCCTCCCAGGGCAATCTGCCGAAGGCGCGGCAGGCCGATCGCGTCATGGAGATGCTGGCGCGCGTTGGAATTTCCAGCGAGATGGCCGAGCGCATGCCGGGCCAGCTCTCCGGCGGCCAGCGGCAGCGTGTGGCCATCGCGCGGGCCCTCGTGCTGCACCCGCGCATCGTGGTGTGCGACGAGCCCACCAGTGCGCTGGATGTCTCCGTGCAGGCGCAGATTCTCAACCTGCTGGCGGAATTGCGGCGGGAGCTTGGACTGACCTATCTCTTCATCAGCCACAACCTGGCGGTGGTGGAATACATCGCCACGGAAGTGGCGGTGATGTACCTCGGCCGGATCGTCGAGCAGGCGCCGGCGCAGGAGCTGTTCCGCACCCCCACGCACCCCTACACACAGGCGCTGCTGGCCTCCGTGCTGACACCGGATCCGGCTCTCGGCATTCCCGATGTCGGTCTGGGCGACGCCTACCCGGATCCCACCAATATCCCGCCGGGTTGTCGTTTCCACCCGCGTTGCCCGAGCGCATTGGCGAAATGCGCCGCTACCATGCCAGACAACATCCGCAAGGATGGCCGTCTGGTCGAATGTCTGCTGGCGATCCCGGCATAGGGCAGGCGCCAGTCGCTATTTCC from Bradyrhizobium sp. Ash2021 encodes the following:
- a CDS encoding ABC transporter ATP-binding protein; this encodes MTPVVPNPVLTVANLRVSIGGRTEAVRGLSLAVGRGETHCMVGESGCGKSITALSVMNLLPRGISRTADHIRFQGQDLLGMSERQMARLRGDKMAMIFQEPMTSLNPAYTIGSQMSEVFERHRRATRRQAMDRAAELLARVGITAPGMRLGQYPHQLSGGLRQRVMIAMALMCDPELLIADEPTTALDVTVQAQILRLLQKLQQELGLALLLITHDLGVVARMAQRVSVMYSGEVIETGTVAEVFAAPTHPYTRGLLDCIPVPGTTQTGEPLGNIPGVVPRIAPGFVGCGFRDRCTLAAPECDRTVPLRDAGGDHCYLCRLPPDWKRAAAA
- a CDS encoding ABC transporter permease, which gives rise to MALFIVRRLWLAASVCLTVLVVSFILTRLSGDLAASIAGPNASAADIAIITRNYGLDRPLVVQFLDWAGHAAEGDLGRSFLYHVPVWGLIRDRLPVTLTLGLTGLSIALLVALPLGILAAVREGSAMDRGIMMVALLGQAMPGFWLGLVMIVLLGLELQWLPISGVDTWQGYIMPGIVLAFSAIPALMRLTRSGMIDALAADYIRTARAKGLSRPKIILKHALRNAAMPVVSIAAVQLGFMLGGSVVIESVFALPGVGYLAWESIIKNDFPVVQAVVLFLAVIYIVLTLLADMMNAVLDPRLRG
- a CDS encoding oligopeptide/dipeptide ABC transporter ATP-binding protein, with amino-acid sequence MTHAIEVRNVYREFQQRRGMPGARRPVRAVDGVTFSLPAGDVLGVVGESGCGKSTLARLIMGLLPPTSGEILVDGRSLTGMDRRERARLIQPVFQDPYSSLNPRQRIRDIVGLPLASQGNLPKARQADRVMEMLARVGISSEMAERMPGQLSGGQRQRVAIARALVLHPRIVVCDEPTSALDVSVQAQILNLLAELRRELGLTYLFISHNLAVVEYIATEVAVMYLGRIVEQAPAQELFRTPTHPYTQALLASVLTPDPALGIPDVGLGDAYPDPTNIPPGCRFHPRCPSALAKCAATMPDNIRKDGRLVECLLAIPA
- a CDS encoding ABC transporter permease, producing MLVAIFAPYLTPHDPFAQDLNLRLIPPVWMDGSQPEHLLGTDQIGRDYLSRLIYGTRISMLIGVLTVITSGLIGITVGIIGGFYGGRTDDAVMFLITCRLSIPLILVALTVVALVGSSLAVVILTLGLLLWDRFAVVARTTTMQVRNLDYIAAARAAGASQVHILVREVLPNIANHLVVVATLEMALAILLEAALSFLGLGVPPPLPSWGLMIAEAKEYMFFSPWVIMTPGVALFVLVLGINLLGDGLRDMLGADLRR